DNA sequence from the Salvia splendens isolate huo1 chromosome 19, SspV2, whole genome shotgun sequence genome:
ACTTTCGTGCTCCATATATCATCCAAGACAATCATATATCTTCGTCCAAACAATCTCTTATGCAATATTTCTTTCAACTCAATTTCTTCGCATCCAATCAGATCATTGTTGACCTTTTCATTCGGGCCCCGAAGAAGACTTAACAGAATTTCTCGCATATTTGGAACTTGTGAAATCGCAGCCCACCCACGATAATCAAAGTGAGACACGATATACGGATCGTCATAAAGATTTCGAGCAAGGGTGGACTTACCGATACCACCCATACCAACGAGGGGAATGATCTCCACCTTCCTCTCCGTATTCGTGAGACGATCCTTCAACTCCAACAGAAATGCATCAACTCCCACCAAATCACTCTTAGATCTCGGGGAAGAAGCACTCTTTTCCTCCAATTCTTCCACGAGCTTCATAGATTCAAGTTGTTGAGTTGCTTGCTGCAAATCTGGTGTTAGATCATGCAAGAAAACCATTGCAGAATCAAGCTCTTGAGTGACTTGCTGCAGATTTGGGGTGGAAAAGGTCAAGCTCTCACTATCTGGGTTAGAAAGCATTTGATGAACCATCTGTGACTCAATAATATCCTCTGCTTTGTACACTGTATCTCTGATTTGGCTCTCCAAACTTGCTATTTTTGTGTGCGAAGACTTTTCAAGAATTTGCATCAGAGATTCAGCTTTTTGGAGTAGGGATTCGAGTTGGGGTTTGTTATGATCGAAAGTCCAGTGTGTTTGTTCTTGATGAAGGATTTGTTGTAGGATGGTGATGAGGGATTGAAGATTGTATGCCATTTTTTCTTTCAGATTTGTTGCAGAAATGACTATGACAAGTTGATAACAATCTTTTACAAACTAATCTGTAGCCACCACAGCTGACAATTGGGTATATGCCCAATAATTTACATGTAGTATTAAAATAATGCATTGAGCACGACAAGGCAAATAGTATATTATCATATGAGCAATGTTATTTTACAAGGATCAAAATTGGTTCGCCGTCTATATAAGAAAACTTGAATCTCTAACCTATTGGATATATCATACGAACAATGATGTTACTTGTGCATTTATGATAATCCCAACACATATACTACGTTTGAAATTTTATCTAAGCCCAGAACAGAAAAACATGCAAACAGTCGAACAATGTTATCTCTCACGAAGAAATGATGTcacttaataaaaaacaaatactagCCATTCAGATTTTTTTGTGGTACGATAATCGCAAATAAATtcaaacttcataatttttcaactaaattttaaaattactgGACAAACCAAAATTTGGCTAAAAGGGGCACAGTATGAAATTAAGAATACAAATCGATTCCAGAATACGAAAAGAAGCAGAAACCACATCCCAAGCCAACGATCTTTAACACCCTGCAACAAAGAGGAAATGGTGATGGTCGATCAGAAAAGACGCTGTAGACGGCCAGTGACGCATAATGAACAGCAAAGGGTAACGCGATTTAACAATACAAGCCACTTACAAGGAATGATATCAACATCCCAACGATAATGAATTTCCACATATATATAGCTAGACAAAACCAAATCAATCTTACAAACATTAATATGCATACCTTCTATTGCAGTACATGATACGTTCAGCTCGAGCTATGAGTGATTCGTGCGCGTTGCTGAATCTATCCGAGTTGTAGAAAACGATGCACCATACAGAAGACATACAGTTTAAAATAATGCATTGAGCACGTCAAGgcaatagtattatttattttacgaCAAGTAGTTGTTTCTTTCGTTACAAGATGACTGcaaagacaaataaaaatttgaataaaaactCTAAAATTTTTCCAACAATTTGCCTTTATGTTATCACAAACACATGATAACAAAAAACTGCCTACAAAAAAGTAACAAGTAAAGTACTCCGTAGAACAGAAGATAGAAATCATCATCAGTTAAGGGAGAAGAGATGTGATAGAAATCAACTTAGCAGACTCACTTTCACCCTCGGGCCTAATGATAGCAGCCCTCCTGTCTTCCTCTGCCTTCATGACCACAAACTTAGACGGTAGATCTCGTTGGCTCTCCAGCGCACTATATTTAATGAATGGAGGCGTAGAAACTGCAATGAGCGGAATTCATCTCCTTCTCTCGCCTCCCACTCTTCTTCCTCTGCCTCTCCGTTCCTTTATTTTGAGCACTTCCAGATTCGGTAGTGCACATAGTGTTGTCAAGAAACTCCGAAATAGTACACAGTCAACTATAGTTAACTTTCTAATACTACCATCTTCATTCAACTTAGATTGACATCTTAAATTTTCGAGTTTGTTAACATAGGCGACCATAGTTAATAATATTAGCGAGTAAGAAATCATAATCTAATGACCATGATCAAGCAATATCAGCAACATGTCAACACGACAGTGTCAATCAATAAATTAGAGATTCGAATCACTTAGCATATAtttgaagaaaacagagcaataGTTGGGAAGAAGGCATACATTCAAGGATACAAAATCACAAAAACCAACTGCTTACTAAATTTGCATCCTTCTTCACATGTCCCAACAGTTACAAATATCAATAGGAATGGTTACACTTGTACAATCACATTACAATCGCGAGACGTTTAGCGGCATATTGCAAGCGATGTAAGAGCAGCATCAGCTGAATAAGACGAGCATTCTGCTATCAAATCAAGGGGAAAAACTACATAGTAGTACATAGCTAGACAAtaccaaatccaaatccaacaGACATAAACATGGATTACCTTTTATTATGCTACATACATTTAGCTCGAGCCACGAGTGATTCTAGTGTTATGCTGAAACTATTCAAGCTGCAGATTCGTTACACCATAGAGAAGACACACAGTTTAATAACCACAAGTCGTGATCAAGAAAGTATACCAACGATTTTAAGTTCTAAATGAATATTAAGGACTAGATTGTGTTGTATATGAAAAAAATGGAGCATGCTTTTTTAAATGCTTATAATTTAGCATTTGTACCTTTTGGCTTCTAATCTCGTATGAGCACTTTGAGGTCGTAGTTTCCATACTCCTCTTGCTGAACCTTCTGAATTTCTTGCGCTGAGGCTAAGACAGAAGACCCACATTCACGTAATAAAATTGTTTGGAGGGTTGGGATATCTCCAATATCGCAGGGGATTTCCTCTAGCTCATTGCATCTGATTACATACAGCTCCCAGAGTTTAGGGAGGTTGGTCTCGTTGGCTCTCCAACGCACTATTTTAGAGGAACAGAGTCTCAGAAACTGCAGTGAACGGAATTCATCTCCTTCTGTCATCTCCCACTCTTCTTCCTCTGCACAATCCCTTATTTTGAGCACTTCCAGATTCGGTAGTGCACAAAGAGTTGTCAAGAAACTCTGAGCTACTGCACATTCAATTAGAACTAACTTTCTAATACTACATGGAAATCTGAGTTTGTGTAGAAAACGGCAAGCATCTTAATTCAAGTTGGCATGGCATCTTAAAATTTCGAGTTTGTGAAGATGGCTAAGATCTTTGAAATGGATTCCTAAGCTTATGATATTAGGGATGGTCTCAAAGAAACCATTCCTAATCATTGAAGGAGTTATCCTCACAAAGTATATCTTATGCAGCTTCTTATGAACAAATCTAAACCTGCATTCCGCCCCGATTTCAATTAACATTATCAACTTGAGACGTCTTTGTATCCCTCCTTAATTTTGAAGGAGTTATCCTCACAAAGTAGTTGTCCTCACAAAGTAAATCGTCTGCAGCTTCTTATGAACAAATCTTATCCTTTATCCCCTCCTTAATTTTGATTAATGTCTTCAACCTAAGGTGTCTTAACTCAGACATCTCCCATATCTCAGATCGTCATAAAGTTTTCGAGTAAGGGTGGACTTACCGAACCACCCATACCAACAAGGGGTATGATCTTCACCTTCTTCTTTGGGTGTGTGAAGACTTTTCAAGAATTTGCATCAGAGATTCAGCTTTTTGGAGTAGGGATTCGAGTTGGGGTTTGTTATGATCGAAAGTCCAGTGTGTTTGTTGTTGATGAAGGATTTGTTGTAGGATGGTGATGAGGGATTGAAGATTGTATGCCATTTTTTCTTTCAGATTTGTTGCAGAAATGACTATGAAAAGTTGagaacaaaaaagaaaatcttTCACAAATGAATCTGTAAACACCACTGCTAGCATTTCTTGATTTACACGTTAAAATAATGAATTGAGCACAACGAGGCAAGATTCTCATGTGAGAAATGTTAGTTTACGAGGATGATCAATGGTGGTTCATCGGTTATATAAGAAAATTTGAATCCGCAGATGGGAGAATTTGCCACTACAGAAATCAGATTGAATAATGATTGGATAAATTATGTGTAGCTTGAAAATTACTGCCTCCGACCTAGATCATTTGTCCCaattttccatttcggtctgtctcacataatttgtctcattcctctttttatcatttttggtaatagaccatatattccactaactcatttctactcacattttattataaaactaatatatcaaaataggactcctattccactaactttttcaactcacttttcattacatttcttaaaactcgtgtccggtcaaagtgtcccaaattacctgggacggagggagtactaattaaaaaacatcaGGCAATTGATAACTAGTATTATGAATTATGGTCAAATTCCACATTTACCCACGACATTAAAACTTAATCATAAATGTCATAACTTTGTTGTAGTATCCACAAAAACGAAACTGGCGTGGCTAAATTAACTGACAATTCTTCAATATTTAGTTTACAATTCATCACTAATTTAGCCACCCCAGTTTCGATTTTGAGAATTGTGGGAAAGTGACATAATTTGTATTTATGACCAAGTAATTCAAAATTCAGCCTATGTTCATGAGAGTAGTGACCGCTTGCCCAAAAAAAAGTACTATGCAATTATATCATGACAAAACTTCGGTGAAATTGTTAAACGAATTTGAATCCTTTATTGGTAGTACTAACAAACAGTACGTCCAAATCTAAATCTTACAGTTACAGACATGAATATGCATACCTTCTATTGCAGAGCATATGTTCGGCTCGAGCCATGAGAGATTCTTGCGCGTTGCTGAAACTATTTGAGTTGCAGAAGTCGTTGCACATCAAGAAAGTatactcaaaatgaatattaaggACTACATTGTGTTGCATATGAACAGATGAAGCATGCTTTTGAGTTTAGCATTTGTACCTTTTGGCTTCTAATCATCTTCTATAACGACTTTGAGGTCGTAGTTGTCGTACTCCTCTTGCTGCACCTTTTGAATTTGTAGTGCTGAGGCGACTACAGAAGCGCCACATTCCCATATGTAAATTTCTTGGAGAGTTGTGATATCTCCAAAATCACAGGGGATTTCCTCTAGCTCATTGCATCTGATTACATACAGCTTCCAGAGTCTTGGGAAGTTGGTCTCCAAAATTCAATCTTCTTATGAACAAATCTTATCTTGTATCCCTCCCCAATTTCGATTAATGTGATCAACCTCAGATGTCTTAACTCAGACATCTCCCATATCTCCGATGGCAAACCAAACCCCATTAATTGTTGACAAATCAAGGTTTGCAGATTCCCCAATCTTGATATCCCAATAGGTACACCTGAAGTGCAAGAGAAAGCAAAGTAGCTTAGGTTGACAAGCTGTGATATTCTTTAGGGAACTCTTTGTATTCGATTCCCATTACATCTAGCACCCTAACCAATCTTAATATGGAAAACACAGGATAAATAATCTCCTCACCAGTGCATATAAAAGATCGGGCAAGTGACATCAATTGGGGTGAAGCATTCACATCTTCCATTTCATATGATGACTGAACACTTTCACGGCGCATGCAATTCTTGACGTTTAAAAACTTCTCGTCATTAGCTTTCCTTAAGCATAGATCCCTTAGAAGATTATGAATTGAGTAAGTCATTGGTTTCCCATTGTGCCTTTTTCGTTTGATCAAAAGTAGATTCCTCTCAACCAGAGCTTTTAAGTTATCTTCGGCCTCTTCCTCCAAACTCCTATCTCCATTAGACTTCACAAATCCTTCGACTATCCATAGACTCATAAGTCTAGATCCCTTAATCTCATAATCTTCCGAAAAAGCTTCCATATATAAGAAACATGGTTTCAAGTGAATCGGCAAGTGGTTATAACTCAAGGAAAGTATATTGGAAAACTGCTTGTCTGATTCAACAATTGAGGCTTTCACATCCGCTGAAACATGCTCCCAAACATCTATTGATCTTTCAACCTTTGACAAGAACCCTCCAATCACATGAATGGCAAGAGGAAGCCCACTGCAATCACTCCCAATCTTAGCTGCCACCTCTTGCAATTCGTCAGGGCAATCCTCTTCCCCAAACACAATCTGGCAAAGTAGATCCCACTTGCAGACTCGTCTAGCAACTGCACACGATGCAGACTTTTCGAGCCCGCAACATGTTCCGCCACATCAGACTCCCTAGTGGTGATCACAATCCGACTCCCATTACTGTTGTCTGGGAAATACATCCTTATCCCATCCCAGACTTTCGTGCTCCATATATCATCCAACACAATCATGTATCTTCTCCCAAGCAGTTTCTTATGCAATATTTCTCCGCATCTAATCAGTTCATCACTGTCCTTTTCATCCGGGCCACAAAGAAGACTTAACATAATTTCTCGCAAATTGGGAACTTGAGAAATCACAGAAAACTTGAGAAATCACAGACCACCCACGATAATCAAAGTGAGACACAATACACTTATCGTCATAAATATTTCGAGCAAGGGTGGACTTACCAATGCCCCCCATGCCAATGATGGGTATGATCTCCACCTTCCTCTCCATATTCGTGAGACGATCCTTTAACTCCAACAGATCTTCATCAACTCCCACCAAATCAATCTTAGATCTCGACGAAGAAGCACTCTTTTCCTCCAATTCTTCCACGAGCTTCACAGATTCAAGTTGTTGAGTTGCTTGCTGCAAATCTGATGAAGTCAACCTCTTCTCAGCCATGAAAACCAGTACAGAATCCAGCTCTTGAGTGACTTGGTGCAGATCTGGTGTGGAAAAGGTCAAGTTCTCGCTTTCTGGGTTAGACAACATTTGATGAACCATCTGTGATTCAATAATATCCTCTGCTTTATACACCGTATCTCTGATTTGGCTCTCCAAACTTGGgggtttttctatttttgtactAGAATAGAGTTAGCATTCCTCGTTTGTTCTAGACTTTTTATTTGttccgggtttgggagagacgcatgagcctcatgcgtctccttttaatgagacgcatgacgattcatgcgtctctctttttttttcgttttttttaacaacgcatgagggtcatgcatcttagggagagacgcatctccctcatgcgtcttagcccatatatatttcgTCTTaacccatatatatttaatgggctttcgaatttatgaaaccattcttggttgtttctcttttatagaaacatccttgaatgttttatgtttcacttttg
Encoded proteins:
- the LOC121779704 gene encoding putative late blight resistance protein homolog R1B-19, coding for MVHQMLSNPESENLTFSTPDLHQVTQELDSVLVFMAEKRLTSSDLQQATQQLESVKLVEELEEKSASSSRSKIDLVGVDEDLLELKDRLTNMERKVEIIPIIGMGGIVPNLREIMLSLLCGPDEKDSDELIRCGEILHKKLLGRRYMIVLDDIWSTKVWDGIRMYFPDNSNGSRIVITTRESDVAEHVAGSKSLHRVQLLDESASGIYFARLCLGKRIALTNCKRWQLRLGVIAVGFLLPFM